The following are encoded together in the Choloepus didactylus isolate mChoDid1 chromosome 7, mChoDid1.pri, whole genome shotgun sequence genome:
- the B3GALT4 gene encoding beta-1,3-galactosyltransferase 4: protein MPLSFFRRLLLAALLLVIVWTLLGGIGEELLSLSLHSLLPAPAAAPLGPPLALPRLLIPNREACRGAGVPPFLLILVCTAPENLNQRNAIRASWGGLRKARGLRVQTLFLLGESWRQEPNWDNHINDLALESAAQGDIMQAAFQDSYRNLTLKTLSGLNWAYKHCPMARYILKTDDDVYVNVPELVSELVKRGGHWEQWERGMDPKRGAGVGDEAQEQRGPAFSTKPMPLLYLGRVHWRVYPSRTPGGRHQVSDQQWPPTWGPFPPYASGTGYVLSASAVELILRVASQVPLLPLEDVFVGVSAQRGGLILTHSVRLAGATNYPLDRCCYGKFLLTSHKLDPWTMQQAWKLVDGPERERTTPFCSWLQGVLGILRCRVIAWLHS, encoded by the coding sequence ATGCCCCTCAGCTTCTTCCGCCGCCTTCTTCTTGCCGCCCTGCTGCTAGTGATTGTCTGGACCCTCCTTGGAGGAATCGGAGAGGAGCTGCTGAGCCTCTCGCTACACTCGCTGCTCCCGGCCCCGGCCGCGGCCCCTTTAGGACCGCCCCTGGCCCTGCCGCGTCTCCTCATCCCCAACAGGGAGGCGTGCAGGGGTGCTGGCGTCCCTCCCTTCCTGCTAATCTTGGTGTGCACGGCCCCAGAGAACCTGAACCAGAGAAATGCCATTCGAGCCTCATGGGGTGGTCTGCGCAAGGCTCGGGGACTCAGGGTGCAGACTCTCTTCCTGCTAGGGGAGTCGTGGAGACAGGAGCCCAACTGGGACAACCACATCAACGACCTGGCTTTGGAGTCCGCAGCCCAGGGGGACATCATGCAGGCCGCCTTCCAGGACTCCTACCGCAACCTCACCCTCAAGACCCTCAGTGGGCTGAACTGGGCCTACAAACACTGCCCCATGGCCCGCTACATCCTCAAGACTGATGATGATGTGTATGTCAACGTCCCGGAACTTGTATCAGAACTGGTCAAGAGAGGTGGCCATTGGGAGCAATGGGAGAGGGGCATGGACCCCAAGAGAGGGGCTGGAgttggagatgaagcccaggaaCAAAGAGGCCCAGCCTTTAGCACCAAGCCCATGCCTCTCCTGTACTTGGGCCGTGTGCACTGGCGGGTGTACCCCTCTAGAACACCAGGGGGCCGGCACCAAGTATCAGACCAGCAATGGCCTCCCACCTGgggccccttcccaccctatgCCTCCGGCACAGGGTATGTACTGTCAGCTTCCGCAGTGGAGCTCATCTTGAGGGTGGCCAGCCAGGTACCCCTTTTGCCACTGGAGGATGTCTTTGTGGGGGTAAGTGCCCAAAGAGGAGGCCTTATCCTAACCCACTCTGTCAGGCTGGCCGGTGCTACCAACTATCCCCTGGACCGGTGCTGCTATGGGAAATTCCTGCTGACATCCCACAAGTTGGACCCCTGGACGATGCAGCAGGCCTGGAAGCTGGTGGATGGCCCTGAAAGGGAAAGGACTACACCTTTCTGCTCCTGGCTCCAAGGAGTCCTAGGTATCCTGCGGTGTCGGGTAATAGCCTGGCTTCACAGCTGA
- the RPS18 gene encoding 40S ribosomal protein S18, whose amino-acid sequence MSLVIPEKFQHILRVLNTNIDGRRKIAFAITAIKGVGRRYAHVVLRKADIDLTKRAGELTEDEVERVITIMQNPRQYKIPDWFLNRQKDVKDGKYSQVLANGLDNKLREDLERLKKIRAHRGLRHFWGLRVRGQHTKTTGRRGRTVGVSKKK is encoded by the exons ATG TCTCTAGTGATCCCCGAGAAGTTCCAGCACATTTTGCGAGTACTCAACACCAACATCGATGGGCGTCGGAAAATAGCCTTTGCCATCACTGCCATTAAG GGTGTGGGGCGAAGGTATGCTCATGTGGTGCTGAGGAAGGCAGACATCGACCTCACCAAGAGGGCAGGAGAGCTCACTGAGGATGAG GTGGAACGTGTGATCACCATTATGCAGAATCCACGCCAGTATAAGATCCCAGACTGGTTCTTGAACAGACAGAAGGACGTCAAGGATGGAAAATACAgccag GTCCTGGCCAACGGTCTGGACAATAAGCTCCGTGAAGATCTGGAGCGACTGAAGAAGATTCGGGCCCACAGAGGGCTGCGCCACTTCTGGGG CCTTCGTGTCCGAGGCCAGCACACCAAGACTACTGGCCGCCGCGGTCGCACTGTGGGTGTGTCCAAGAAGAAATAA
- the VPS52 gene encoding vacuolar protein sorting-associated protein 52 homolog isoform X1 produces MAAAATMAAAARELVLRAGASDMEEEEGPLGGGPGLQEPLQLGELDITSDEFILDEVDVHIQANLEDELVKEALKTGVDLRHYSKQVELELQQIEQKSIRDYIQESENIASLHNQITACDAVLERMEQMLGAFQSDLSSISSEIRTLQEQSGAMNIRLRNRQAVRGKLGELVDGLVVPSALVTAILEAPVTEPRFLEQLQELDAKAAAVREQEARGTAACADVRGVLDRLRVKAVTKIREFILQKIYSFRKPMTNYQIPQTALLKYRFFYQFLLGNERATAKEIRDEYVETLSKIYLSYYRSYLGRLMKVQYEEVAEKDDLMGVEDTAKKGFFSKPSLRSRNTIFTLGTRGSVISPTELEAPILVPHTAQRGEQRYPFEALFRSQHYALLDNSCREYLFICEFFAVSGSAAHDLFHAVMGRTLSMTQKHLESYLSDCYDAIAVFLCIHIVLRFRNIATKRDVPALDRYWEQVLALLWPRFELILEMNVQSVRSTDPQRLGGLDTRPHYITRRYAEFSSALVSINQTIPNERTMQLLGQLQVEVENFVLRVAAEFSSRKEQLVFLINNYDMMLGVLMERAADDSKEVESFQQLLNARTQEFIEELLSPPFGGLVAFVKEAEVLIERGQAERLRGEEARVTQLIRGFGSSWKSSVESLSQDVMRSFTNFRNGTSIIQGALTQLIQLYHRFHRVLSQPQLRALPARAELINIHHLMVELKKHKPNF; encoded by the exons ATGGCCGCGGCCGCGACCATGGCGGCAGCCGCCCGAGAGCTGGTGTTGCGGGCGGGTGCTTCGgatatggaggaggaggagggcccGCTG GGGGGTGGTCCTGGGCTTCAGGAGCCACTGCAGCTTGGGGAGTTGGACATTACCTCTGATGAATTCATCTTGGATGAAGTGGATG TTCACATTCAGGCAAACCTGGAGGATGAGTTAGTAAAGGAAGCTCTTAAAACG GGTGTGGATCTCCGTCACTATTCAAAGCAGGTTGAACTGGAGCTCCAGCAGATTGAGCAGAAATCCATTCGAGATT ATATCCAAGAGAGTGAGAACATAGCATCTCTGCACAACCAGATCACAGCTTGTGATGCTGTTCTTGAG CGCATGGAGCAGATGTTGGGAGCTTTTCAGAGCGACCTCAGCTCCATTAGTTCTGAGATCCGGACACTGCAGGAACAGTCAGGAGCCATGAACATTCGGCTTCGAAACCGCCAGGCAGTTCGCGGGAAACTTGGGGAGCTTGTTGATGGTCTGGTGGTGCCCTCTGCCCTGGTCAC AGCAATTCTTGAGGCTCCGGTGACAGAACCCAGGTTCTTGGAGCAGCTGCAGGAACTGGATGCCAAGGCAGCTGCAGTCAGAGAGCAGGAGGCTAGGGGCACGGCAGCCTGCGCAGATGTCAGAGGCGTGCTCGACCGGCTCCGGGTCAAG GCAGTGACGAAGATCCGAGAGTTCATCCTCCAGAAGATTTATTCCTTCAGAAAACCAATGACCAACTATCAGATACCCCAGACAGCCTTGCTGAAGTACAG GTTCTTCTATCAGTTCCTGCTGGGCAATGAGCGAGCAACGGCAAAGGAGATCAGGGATGAGTATGTGGAGACCCTAAGTAAGATCTACCTGTCTTATTACCGCTCTTACCTGGGGCGGCTCATGAAGGTGCAG tATGAGGAAGTTGCTGAGAAAGATGACCTAATGGGTGtggaagatacagcaaaaaaaG GATTCTTCTCAAAGCCATCCCTCCGCAGCAGGAACACCATCTTTACCCTGGGGACCCGCGGCTCTGTCATCTCCCCCACTGAACTCGAGGCCCCCATCCTGGTGCCCCACACAGCCCAGCGGGGAGAGCAGAGA TATCCATTTGAGGCCCTCTTTCGCAGCCAGCACTATGCCCTCCTAGACAATTCGTGTCGTGAATATCTTTTCATCTGTGAATTCTTTGCTGTCTCTGGCTCAGCTGCACACGATCTCTTCCATGCCGTCATGGGCCGTACACTCAGCATGACCCAG AAACACCTGGAGTCCTATCTATCTGACTGCTACGATGCCATTGCAGTTTTTCTCTGTATCCACATCGTCCTCCGATTCCGCAACATTGCAACAAAGAGGGATGTTCCTGCCCTGGACAG GTACTGGGAACAGGTGCTTGCCTTGCTGTGGCCACGGTTTGAGCTGATCCTGGAGATGAATGTACAGAGTGTCCGCAGCACTGACCCTCAGCGCCTTGGGGGGCTGGATACTCGGCCTCACTAT ATCACACGCCGATATGCAGAGTTCTCCTCTGCTCTTGTCAGCATCAATCAAACAATTCCCAATGAGCGGACGATGCAGCTGTTGGGACAGCTACAG GTGGAGGTGGAGAATTTTGTCCTCCGAGTGGCAGCTGAGTTCTCCTCAAGGAAGGAGCAGCTTGTGTTTCTGATCAACAACTATGACATGATGCTGGGTGTGCTAATG GAGCGGGCTGCAGATGATAGTAAAGAGGTTGAGAGTTTCCAGCAGCTGCTCAATGCTCGGACTCAG GAGTTCATTGAAGAGTTGCTGTCTCCCCCTTTTGGAGGTCTGGTGGCATTTGTGAAGGAGGCTGAGGTTTTGATTGAGCGTGGACAGGCTGAGAGACTTCGAGGGGAAGAAG CCCGGGTAACTCAGCTGATCCGTGGCTTTGGTAGTTCCTGGAAATCATCAGTGGAGTCCCTGAGTCAGGATGTAATGCGGAGTTTCACCAACTTCAGAAATGGAACCAGTATCATCCAG GGAGCACTGACCCAGCTGATCCAGCTCTATCATCGCTTCCACCGAGTGCTGTCCCAGCCCCAGCTCCGAGCCCTCCCTGCACGGGCTGAACTCATCAACATCCATCACCTTATGGTGGAGCTCAAGAAGCACAAGCCCAACTTCTGA
- the VPS52 gene encoding vacuolar protein sorting-associated protein 52 homolog isoform X2 — MEQMLGAFQSDLSSISSEIRTLQEQSGAMNIRLRNRQAVRGKLGELVDGLVVPSALVTAILEAPVTEPRFLEQLQELDAKAAAVREQEARGTAACADVRGVLDRLRVKAVTKIREFILQKIYSFRKPMTNYQIPQTALLKYRFFYQFLLGNERATAKEIRDEYVETLSKIYLSYYRSYLGRLMKVQYEEVAEKDDLMGVEDTAKKGFFSKPSLRSRNTIFTLGTRGSVISPTELEAPILVPHTAQRGEQRYPFEALFRSQHYALLDNSCREYLFICEFFAVSGSAAHDLFHAVMGRTLSMTQKHLESYLSDCYDAIAVFLCIHIVLRFRNIATKRDVPALDRYWEQVLALLWPRFELILEMNVQSVRSTDPQRLGGLDTRPHYITRRYAEFSSALVSINQTIPNERTMQLLGQLQVEVENFVLRVAAEFSSRKEQLVFLINNYDMMLGVLMERAADDSKEVESFQQLLNARTQEFIEELLSPPFGGLVAFVKEAEVLIERGQAERLRGEEARVTQLIRGFGSSWKSSVESLSQDVMRSFTNFRNGTSIIQGALTQLIQLYHRFHRVLSQPQLRALPARAELINIHHLMVELKKHKPNF, encoded by the exons ATGGAGCAGATGTTGGGAGCTTTTCAGAGCGACCTCAGCTCCATTAGTTCTGAGATCCGGACACTGCAGGAACAGTCAGGAGCCATGAACATTCGGCTTCGAAACCGCCAGGCAGTTCGCGGGAAACTTGGGGAGCTTGTTGATGGTCTGGTGGTGCCCTCTGCCCTGGTCAC AGCAATTCTTGAGGCTCCGGTGACAGAACCCAGGTTCTTGGAGCAGCTGCAGGAACTGGATGCCAAGGCAGCTGCAGTCAGAGAGCAGGAGGCTAGGGGCACGGCAGCCTGCGCAGATGTCAGAGGCGTGCTCGACCGGCTCCGGGTCAAG GCAGTGACGAAGATCCGAGAGTTCATCCTCCAGAAGATTTATTCCTTCAGAAAACCAATGACCAACTATCAGATACCCCAGACAGCCTTGCTGAAGTACAG GTTCTTCTATCAGTTCCTGCTGGGCAATGAGCGAGCAACGGCAAAGGAGATCAGGGATGAGTATGTGGAGACCCTAAGTAAGATCTACCTGTCTTATTACCGCTCTTACCTGGGGCGGCTCATGAAGGTGCAG tATGAGGAAGTTGCTGAGAAAGATGACCTAATGGGTGtggaagatacagcaaaaaaaG GATTCTTCTCAAAGCCATCCCTCCGCAGCAGGAACACCATCTTTACCCTGGGGACCCGCGGCTCTGTCATCTCCCCCACTGAACTCGAGGCCCCCATCCTGGTGCCCCACACAGCCCAGCGGGGAGAGCAGAGA TATCCATTTGAGGCCCTCTTTCGCAGCCAGCACTATGCCCTCCTAGACAATTCGTGTCGTGAATATCTTTTCATCTGTGAATTCTTTGCTGTCTCTGGCTCAGCTGCACACGATCTCTTCCATGCCGTCATGGGCCGTACACTCAGCATGACCCAG AAACACCTGGAGTCCTATCTATCTGACTGCTACGATGCCATTGCAGTTTTTCTCTGTATCCACATCGTCCTCCGATTCCGCAACATTGCAACAAAGAGGGATGTTCCTGCCCTGGACAG GTACTGGGAACAGGTGCTTGCCTTGCTGTGGCCACGGTTTGAGCTGATCCTGGAGATGAATGTACAGAGTGTCCGCAGCACTGACCCTCAGCGCCTTGGGGGGCTGGATACTCGGCCTCACTAT ATCACACGCCGATATGCAGAGTTCTCCTCTGCTCTTGTCAGCATCAATCAAACAATTCCCAATGAGCGGACGATGCAGCTGTTGGGACAGCTACAG GTGGAGGTGGAGAATTTTGTCCTCCGAGTGGCAGCTGAGTTCTCCTCAAGGAAGGAGCAGCTTGTGTTTCTGATCAACAACTATGACATGATGCTGGGTGTGCTAATG GAGCGGGCTGCAGATGATAGTAAAGAGGTTGAGAGTTTCCAGCAGCTGCTCAATGCTCGGACTCAG GAGTTCATTGAAGAGTTGCTGTCTCCCCCTTTTGGAGGTCTGGTGGCATTTGTGAAGGAGGCTGAGGTTTTGATTGAGCGTGGACAGGCTGAGAGACTTCGAGGGGAAGAAG CCCGGGTAACTCAGCTGATCCGTGGCTTTGGTAGTTCCTGGAAATCATCAGTGGAGTCCCTGAGTCAGGATGTAATGCGGAGTTTCACCAACTTCAGAAATGGAACCAGTATCATCCAG GGAGCACTGACCCAGCTGATCCAGCTCTATCATCGCTTCCACCGAGTGCTGTCCCAGCCCCAGCTCCGAGCCCTCCCTGCACGGGCTGAACTCATCAACATCCATCACCTTATGGTGGAGCTCAAGAAGCACAAGCCCAACTTCTGA